One genomic region from Sphingobacterium sp. UGAL515B_05 encodes:
- a CDS encoding DUF4254 domain-containing protein, translating to MISAIANPIFQRAIQDYHVYDQIDHPIQNPYDKQSIEHLLYLKCWIDTVQWHMEDVVRNPAIDPKEGLYWKRRIDESNQYRTDTVEYIDSYFLQKFQDVQAVPTATINTESPAWAIDRLSILALKIYHMEQETLRTDASEAHIISCQEKLNVLLEQRKDLSQSIDELMTAIASGDKYMKVYKQMKMYNDPTLNPVLYSSGK from the coding sequence ATGATTAGTGCAATAGCAAATCCAATTTTTCAGCGTGCTATCCAGGATTACCACGTATACGACCAGATTGATCATCCAATCCAAAATCCGTATGACAAACAATCCATAGAACATCTCCTCTATTTAAAATGCTGGATCGACACGGTGCAGTGGCATATGGAAGATGTTGTACGTAATCCGGCTATTGACCCTAAAGAAGGCTTATATTGGAAAAGACGTATTGATGAATCAAATCAATATCGTACCGATACCGTAGAGTATATTGATAGCTATTTCCTTCAAAAATTTCAGGATGTACAGGCTGTCCCTACGGCAACGATCAATACTGAAAGTCCGGCCTGGGCTATTGATAGACTTTCTATCCTGGCTTTAAAAATCTACCATATGGAACAGGAAACATTGCGCACAGATGCTTCCGAAGCACATATCATTTCCTGCCAGGAAAAACTGAACGTTTTATTGGAACAAAGGAAAGATTTGTCCCAAAGTATTGACGAGTTGATGACCGCCATTGCATCTGGCGATAAATACATGAAAGTATACAAACAGATGAAAATGTATAACGATCCAACATTGAACCCTGTCTTATATTCATCAGGAAAATAA
- a CDS encoding glycosyltransferase family 9 protein, which yields MSLPQRIIVTRFSAMGDVAMVASVLKEFYVQYPEVEIIMVSRQFFAPFFDGIKNIRFHAIEPKTIHKGFFGLVKLKKELAQYGADAIADLHFNLRSRVIDLLFSLSGVKVKQLDKGRAEKKALTRENNKIKVPLKLTVERYADVFRALGFKFELSNKLASNLQDVPKAAFSMFANFDRKKIGISPFAQHRYKIFPQTKMENVIDELTHNGYDVLLFGGGEQEFQVAQNWTERFPNTYNTIGKFSLREELDLISNLDVMISMDSSGLHMASLMGVRCLSLWGATHPYAGFTGYGQQLTDCIQVEHPNRPSSVYGNKPCDCDGIEAIDLITPEMVIEKINGIR from the coding sequence ATGTCCTTACCGCAACGGATCATAGTAACGCGATTTTCAGCTATGGGTGATGTTGCCATGGTCGCCTCAGTATTGAAAGAATTTTACGTTCAATATCCTGAGGTGGAGATCATTATGGTCAGCAGGCAATTCTTTGCCCCATTTTTTGATGGAATAAAAAATATACGGTTTCACGCCATTGAGCCCAAAACAATTCATAAAGGTTTCTTTGGATTAGTCAAGCTAAAAAAGGAACTGGCTCAATACGGCGCAGATGCTATAGCCGACTTACATTTCAATTTGCGTTCGCGTGTAATTGATCTACTGTTTTCCTTATCGGGCGTAAAAGTAAAACAACTTGACAAAGGCAGGGCGGAAAAAAAAGCCTTAACCCGGGAAAACAACAAGATTAAAGTTCCACTGAAACTAACCGTAGAACGCTATGCTGATGTATTTCGCGCTTTAGGGTTCAAATTTGAGCTCAGCAACAAATTGGCTTCTAATTTGCAAGATGTACCCAAAGCTGCATTTAGTATGTTTGCAAATTTCGACCGCAAGAAAATTGGCATTTCTCCATTTGCGCAACATCGTTATAAGATTTTTCCTCAAACCAAGATGGAAAATGTGATAGACGAACTCACGCATAATGGCTATGACGTTTTGTTATTTGGCGGTGGTGAACAAGAATTCCAAGTTGCCCAAAACTGGACAGAGCGATTTCCCAACACCTATAATACGATAGGCAAGTTTTCGCTGCGGGAGGAGCTGGATTTGATCTCCAACCTGGATGTAATGATCAGCATGGACTCTTCGGGGCTTCATATGGCATCGTTAATGGGCGTAAGATGTCTTTCTTTGTGGGGAGCAACGCATCCCTATGCGGGATTCACGGGATATGGACAACAATTAACAGACTGCATTCAAGTTGAGCACCCCAATAGACCAAGTTCAGTGTATGGCAACAAGCCCTGTGATTGTGATGGGATAGAAGCAATTGATTTAATTACACCGGAAATGGTGATCGAAAAAATAAACGGAATAAGATGA
- a CDS encoding glycosyltransferase family 32 protein, whose amino-acid sequence MAIPKVIYQTFKTNKIPLLTKFYIWRFLKRNKGYSRRFFDDGQIDTLIRENFDQRTYEAFARLQIGAAKADFFRYAVLYIHGGIYLDLDSDIIGILDEVIKPEDTAVITHEKNRSLYAQWALIYDKGHPFLKKTIELIVRNIEENKYPHDVHQMTGPTVYTEAINQVLEEDPQVAYRRITDDYQGLLKFKYKLSKILIYGDRSLHWKKMQLRVPVVKPKDD is encoded by the coding sequence GTGGCGATTCCAAAAGTTATTTATCAGACTTTTAAAACCAATAAGATACCCTTGTTGACGAAGTTTTATATTTGGCGATTTCTAAAACGAAATAAGGGCTATAGCAGACGGTTTTTTGATGATGGGCAAATCGATACGCTTATCAGGGAAAATTTTGATCAACGTACTTACGAGGCCTTTGCCCGGTTGCAAATCGGTGCGGCTAAAGCGGATTTTTTTAGGTATGCGGTTTTATATATCCATGGCGGTATCTATTTGGATTTAGATAGCGATATTATTGGCATTTTGGATGAGGTGATTAAACCCGAGGATACTGCTGTTATTACGCATGAGAAAAATAGAAGCCTTTATGCACAATGGGCATTGATCTACGATAAAGGACACCCATTCCTGAAGAAGACGATTGAATTGATCGTACGAAATATCGAGGAAAATAAATATCCACATGATGTCCATCAGATGACAGGGCCAACGGTATATACCGAAGCCATAAATCAAGTTCTAGAAGAAGATCCTCAGGTTGCCTACCGGCGGATAACCGACGATTATCAGGGACTTTTGAAATTCAAGTATAAACTAAGTAAAATTCTGATTTACGGCGATCGCTCACTACATTGGAAAAAAATGCAACTTCGTGTACCTGTGGTCAAACCTAAGGATGATTAG
- a CDS encoding NADH-quinone oxidoreductase subunit N, whose protein sequence is MLTFSPYISSFIDQIIVSIPYFKPELILIITFISTILASLFADKHWKNTSFVITIIGLLFSGCYLVGQGLSKVEMAGFFDMIRVDAFATSARLIILLSTILICIFIQQRHQSHGRPLGDLYAVLLTATLGLNLLTMSSNWLMIFIAVETVSISSYIMVGYFSTTKIQSEAALKYVLFGSICAAVMLYGLSLLYGFTGNLNFDAPSHIAGLMEAPQIMISIALLFLLTGIGFKLSFFPFHVWSPDVYQGAPTVITTYLATVPKIAVVVLLSKILSAWLNVSFYFSDFLTYVIIAIAVATMLIGNLAALRQQDAKRMMAYSSIGHTGILLMAVLVYQNNESNVLLFYLSIYALMNIAVFIFIDALEASLGNTSIESYRGLGKQYPLLFTSFSIVLIALVGLPPTAGFVGKLLVFSKVFEQYQNFQSFGLLVLLIVGALTSVISLFYYFKIPLNAFLRDNTVQSVQKFNPFLLSIALLCTILLVLLGLFPALLLKIF, encoded by the coding sequence ATGCTCACATTCAGTCCATATATCAGTTCTTTCATCGATCAGATTATCGTCAGTATCCCATATTTTAAACCCGAACTGATACTAATCATTACTTTTATTAGTACTATCCTCGCTAGTCTTTTTGCTGACAAACACTGGAAGAATACATCTTTTGTCATTACTATCATCGGACTATTGTTCAGTGGCTGTTACCTTGTGGGCCAGGGACTCAGTAAGGTAGAGATGGCTGGCTTTTTTGATATGATCCGGGTTGACGCTTTCGCTACTTCGGCACGACTGATTATCCTGCTATCAACAATCCTCATTTGCATATTCATTCAACAACGCCATCAATCGCATGGCCGCCCCTTAGGAGATCTTTACGCTGTTTTACTGACGGCGACATTGGGTCTGAATCTATTGACCATGTCGAGCAATTGGCTGATGATATTTATTGCTGTCGAAACGGTTTCGATTAGCTCCTATATCATGGTGGGTTATTTCTCCACCACTAAAATTCAATCGGAGGCTGCTTTAAAATATGTACTCTTTGGATCGATCTGTGCGGCAGTGATGCTTTACGGTTTGTCTTTACTATACGGTTTCACGGGAAACTTGAATTTTGATGCTCCAAGTCATATTGCTGGATTAATGGAAGCCCCGCAGATCATGATCAGCATTGCTTTATTATTTTTGTTGACGGGTATTGGTTTTAAGCTGAGCTTTTTTCCCTTTCATGTCTGGAGCCCGGATGTTTATCAAGGTGCACCTACAGTGATTACAACCTATCTCGCTACAGTACCCAAAATTGCTGTTGTTGTGCTATTATCCAAGATACTTTCAGCCTGGCTTAACGTGTCCTTTTATTTTAGTGATTTCTTGACTTATGTGATTATTGCGATCGCCGTAGCAACGATGTTGATCGGTAACTTAGCCGCTTTACGTCAACAGGATGCCAAAAGGATGATGGCCTATTCTTCTATTGGACATACCGGCATACTCCTTATGGCTGTATTGGTTTATCAGAATAATGAATCCAACGTGCTATTATTTTATCTTTCCATATATGCTTTGATGAATATTGCGGTATTCATCTTTATTGATGCTCTGGAAGCTAGTTTAGGAAATACTTCAATTGAATCGTATCGCGGCTTAGGAAAGCAGTACCCACTGCTGTTCACCTCGTTTTCAATTGTTTTAATCGCTTTGGTGGGACTACCCCCTACTGCAGGTTTTGTTGGAAAACTTTTGGTCTTTTCAAAAGTGTTCGAACAATACCAAAACTTCCAATCCTTCGGTTTATTGGTATTGCTTATTGTCGGTGCGTTGACATCAGTTATCTCCCTATTTTATTATTTTAAAATACCACTGAATGCGTTTTTAAGGGATAATACTGTTCAGTCTGTGCAAAAATTTAATCCTTTCCTTCTCAGCATTGCATTATTGTGTACGATTCTATTAGTCCTATTAGGGCTATTTCCAGCCTTACTGCTAAAGATATTTTGA
- a CDS encoding glycosyltransferase family 1 protein, which yields MRIGFDAKRYFLNKTGLGNYSRDLIRMLEKYAPENEYLKYTPKTGDQYINQPASQKNIRLPQGFINSTWPNLWRNQRIVHDLKKDKIDIFHGLSGEIPLGLAKAHIKSIVTIHDLIFLRHPELYHPIDRWIYKKKFKHACETSDRIVAISQCTKNDIVDLFHIPEEKIDVVYQGCHESFKTIKTEEQKANLREKLKLPQDFLLNVGTIEPRKNILPVVKAIKDLDIPLVIVGKPTRYSQEIMAYMQQNNMENRIFFFQGLAMEELAVLYASATIFIYPSIYEGFGIPIIEALYSGTPVITSKMGVFPEAGGPASCYIDPTDISQIRHAITSLLSNPSKRDEMIEKGLEFVQKFNDDRVAKQMASIYASL from the coding sequence ATGAGGATTGGGTTCGATGCAAAACGCTATTTTTTAAACAAGACCGGTCTTGGGAATTATAGCCGGGACTTAATTCGTATGCTCGAAAAGTATGCTCCCGAAAATGAGTATCTCAAATATACACCCAAGACTGGTGATCAATATATCAATCAACCAGCATCTCAAAAAAATATCCGGTTGCCACAAGGCTTTATCAATAGCACCTGGCCCAATCTCTGGCGCAACCAACGTATCGTTCATGATTTGAAAAAGGATAAAATTGATATTTTCCATGGACTATCGGGTGAAATTCCATTAGGTTTAGCAAAGGCACATATTAAATCTATCGTTACCATTCATGATTTAATTTTTCTGAGACACCCTGAACTTTATCATCCAATTGACCGTTGGATTTATAAAAAGAAATTCAAACATGCATGTGAGACTTCCGATCGTATCGTTGCCATCAGTCAATGTACTAAAAACGATATTGTCGACCTCTTTCATATACCCGAAGAAAAAATTGATGTCGTTTATCAGGGATGTCATGAATCATTCAAAACTATCAAGACAGAAGAACAAAAAGCAAATCTTCGAGAGAAATTAAAATTACCGCAGGATTTCTTATTAAATGTTGGAACCATTGAACCGCGTAAAAATATTTTACCAGTAGTGAAGGCCATAAAAGACCTTGATATCCCCCTTGTTATCGTCGGTAAACCAACCCGTTACTCTCAAGAGATCATGGCCTATATGCAACAAAACAACATGGAAAACAGAATATTCTTTTTCCAAGGATTAGCAATGGAAGAATTGGCCGTTCTTTATGCATCGGCAACGATTTTCATTTATCCCTCAATTTATGAAGGCTTTGGCATTCCTATTATAGAGGCACTCTACTCTGGTACACCTGTGATCACCAGTAAAATGGGCGTCTTCCCAGAAGCGGGGGGACCGGCATCTTGCTATATTGACCCTACCGATATTTCGCAGATACGCCATGCCATAACATCATTACTTAGTAATCCCTCCAAGCGAGATGAAATGATCGAAAAAGGATTGGAATTTGTTCAGAAGTTTAATGATGACCGTGTTGCCAAACAGATGGCTTCTATTTATGCCAGCTTATAA
- a CDS encoding MAC/perforin domain-containing protein — protein MKGKFLVPLLASAIVFFSCSKDRLIESQSTGSLEKKAIANLQAGKFGNGIFNDLGRGYDMTGQFANAEAVANRVLNIDALNASQAGRVIADSIYSQEYEENYGENAESYSQSLTSKLNAGFSLPLFGKTLTNSFNSSDSSQHAFNSKYIYGSCNVVVKQLRHRINAPINILLTSLDANFLQDIKTLSAESIVKSYGTHVLVDIYAGAAMDVLFQSETKHENRFNAAKSGASSAMKDVFNISIANGSETSSSNDNYNRTLKYKTRGGDPSKALVNTINLDISKPQVSFASWQASSTISNSVLVDIAPNGLISLDEFIADPTKKSEVKAYISKYLLDRKTKLYHERVPIYSYVKNGGGIHLLSQSAYEGSYWKNETIGFYAYANPVNNSIPVRWYTTSPTMRDNLYTLNFGDGYWNDFKGVVFYAYRNQEPGTVPIYEYTNKDGKDHYYSSNIEGDPYWRRRGVAFYAYPKK, from the coding sequence ATGAAAGGTAAGTTTTTAGTGCCATTATTGGCAAGTGCTATTGTTTTCTTTAGTTGTAGTAAGGATAGATTAATTGAGAGTCAATCTACAGGTAGTCTTGAAAAAAAGGCTATAGCAAATTTACAAGCTGGAAAGTTTGGTAATGGTATATTTAATGATCTTGGAAGAGGCTATGATATGACTGGACAGTTTGCAAATGCTGAAGCCGTGGCAAATAGAGTTCTCAATATTGATGCATTAAATGCATCCCAGGCTGGGCGAGTAATAGCAGATTCTATTTACTCTCAGGAATATGAAGAAAATTATGGTGAAAACGCCGAATCATATTCACAATCATTGACATCGAAATTAAATGCAGGATTTTCTTTACCGTTGTTTGGTAAAACTCTGACGAACTCATTTAATTCTTCTGATTCAAGTCAACATGCTTTTAATTCAAAATATATTTATGGAAGTTGCAATGTTGTGGTCAAGCAATTGAGACATAGAATTAATGCTCCTATTAATATCTTATTAACCAGTCTTGATGCTAACTTTCTACAAGATATTAAAACATTGTCTGCAGAATCTATTGTAAAGTCATACGGTACACATGTTTTAGTCGATATTTATGCTGGAGCAGCAATGGATGTTTTATTTCAGTCAGAAACTAAACATGAAAATAGGTTTAATGCTGCCAAATCTGGCGCATCATCAGCAATGAAGGATGTGTTTAATATCAGTATAGCGAATGGTTCAGAAACTTCCTCATCAAATGATAACTATAATAGAACACTAAAATATAAAACAAGAGGTGGCGATCCCTCGAAGGCATTAGTGAACACAATTAATCTAGATATTTCCAAACCACAAGTAAGTTTTGCTTCATGGCAAGCGAGCTCCACAATTTCGAATTCTGTTTTAGTTGACATTGCGCCCAATGGATTAATATCTTTAGATGAGTTTATAGCAGATCCAACAAAGAAAAGTGAAGTTAAGGCTTATATTTCTAAATATCTTCTAGATAGGAAGACAAAACTTTATCATGAGCGTGTCCCTATTTACTCTTATGTCAAAAATGGCGGAGGCATTCATCTTCTGTCGCAATCTGCATATGAGGGCAGTTATTGGAAGAATGAAACAATTGGATTTTATGCTTATGCGAATCCAGTTAATAATAGTATTCCAGTGCGTTGGTATACGACTTCTCCTACAATGAGAGATAATCTTTACACGCTGAATTTTGGTGACGGTTATTGGAATGACTTTAAGGGTGTAGTTTTTTATGCATACAGAAACCAAGAACCAGGTACGGTTCCTATTTATGAATACACCAATAAGGATGGAAAAGACCATTACTATTCTTCGAATATAGAAGGAGATCCTTACTGGAGACGCAGAGGCGTTGCATTCTATGCATATCCAAAAAAATAA
- a CDS encoding glycosyl transferase family 90 — translation MKLNFKKIFSKNKNVKFFYYLSVFGRQLRPKFLLRKKASVLLNRNLAQQSEWVRFRINYYNKLVPQQSLSIDAIPIKDYKMPEKIRVYYFDSKQFLDYFNQQLKFQILPGDITAIPDKPALVKSRPIAGDNANSVLLNLDKSRHFNFITDHVPFRKKKNRLVGRSEFAQAHRELFFQQYHSHPLCDLKRAFRSSDPDYLSITGHLAYKFILALEGNDVATNLKWIMSSNSIAVMPMPTYETWFMEGTLLPDYHFICIKNDYSDLEEKLQFYIDHPDEAETIVKQANAYVKLFMDRAQEEFVSLHVLKKYFISTGQSVDL, via the coding sequence ATGAAGTTGAATTTCAAGAAGATCTTTTCAAAAAATAAGAATGTTAAATTCTTTTATTATTTGAGTGTATTTGGACGACAGCTGAGACCAAAGTTTCTGTTACGGAAAAAGGCCTCGGTGCTGCTGAACAGAAATCTGGCCCAGCAGTCTGAATGGGTCCGGTTTCGGATAAACTATTATAATAAACTAGTTCCGCAGCAGTCTTTGTCAATCGATGCGATTCCGATCAAAGATTATAAGATGCCCGAGAAGATTCGTGTTTATTATTTTGATAGTAAACAATTTCTTGATTATTTCAATCAGCAACTGAAATTTCAGATCCTTCCAGGGGATATTACTGCTATTCCGGATAAACCTGCTTTGGTGAAAAGTAGGCCAATCGCAGGTGACAATGCGAACTCGGTATTGTTGAACCTGGATAAGAGCCGACACTTTAACTTTATTACCGACCATGTTCCTTTTCGGAAGAAGAAAAATAGACTTGTCGGAAGAAGTGAGTTTGCTCAGGCACATCGGGAACTATTTTTTCAGCAATACCATAGTCATCCCTTATGTGATTTAAAAAGAGCGTTTAGATCTTCTGACCCCGATTACCTTTCTATCACTGGACATTTAGCTTATAAATTTATTCTTGCCCTGGAAGGAAATGACGTAGCTACCAACTTAAAATGGATCATGTCGTCAAATTCCATCGCTGTCATGCCGATGCCAACGTATGAAACCTGGTTTATGGAAGGAACCTTACTTCCGGACTATCATTTTATCTGTATTAAAAACGATTATTCGGACCTGGAAGAAAAATTACAGTTCTATATAGATCATCCCGACGAGGCTGAAACAATTGTTAAACAGGCCAATGCCTATGTGAAATTATTTATGGATCGGGCACAAGAAGAGTTCGTTTCTCTTCATGTATTGAAGAAGTATTTTATTTCAACGGGTCAGTCGGTCGATTTATAA
- a CDS encoding NADH-quinone oxidoreductase subunit M, with protein MPILSLLIFLPLLATALILALPTRYKSSYKYIALAFTAIQFVLAGICYAQFDASKTGVQDLAGYQFVEQLSWIRLDLGSIGKLEIDYLIGIDGISMPLLLLSAFVMLMAIGASWNIQKSPKGYFALLMVLNMAVMGIFCALDFFLFYLFYEVMLLPLYFLIGIWGGARREYAAIKFFLYTLFGSVFMLLIIVGLYFSVINPLTGAHTFNMIYMMNPQNYLEGSIFGWEGYQEILGVSARLIGFIVLFFAFAIKVPIVPLHTWLPDAHVEAPTPVSIILAGILLKIGGYGIIRICYSIFPDMAALSNWWLGLIGVVSIIYGALNALSQKDLKRMIAYSSVSHMGFVLLGIASLTAEGISGAMFQMISHGFLSAALFFLVGVVYDRVHDRNIYSFRGLAQIMPKYTGYVAVAFFASLGLPGFSAFIGEAFVIIGSFNAESVGTGLPRWMAIAGSIGILLSAAYLLWTLQRMFFGQIRLKGGESWSNTLTDVNLREQVILFPTLALALLLGIMPALVFNNLNASVLNLVSFIQQFI; from the coding sequence ATGCCTATTTTATCCTTATTGATATTTTTACCGCTATTGGCTACGGCGCTCATTCTCGCCTTACCAACACGATATAAATCGAGTTACAAATATATTGCTTTAGCATTCACAGCAATACAATTTGTACTGGCCGGCATATGTTATGCACAGTTTGATGCAAGCAAAACAGGAGTCCAAGATCTGGCGGGCTATCAATTTGTTGAACAGCTTTCCTGGATCCGATTAGATTTAGGATCAATAGGTAAATTAGAGATCGATTATCTTATTGGTATTGATGGGATCTCCATGCCCTTGTTATTGCTGAGTGCTTTCGTTATGCTAATGGCTATAGGCGCCTCTTGGAATATACAGAAAAGTCCGAAGGGATACTTTGCCTTGCTCATGGTACTCAATATGGCCGTTATGGGGATTTTCTGCGCATTGGATTTCTTCCTATTCTATTTGTTTTATGAAGTCATGTTACTGCCACTCTACTTCCTGATCGGTATCTGGGGTGGTGCAAGACGCGAATACGCGGCTATAAAATTCTTTCTATATACCCTATTCGGGTCTGTATTTATGTTGTTGATTATCGTAGGATTGTATTTTTCAGTAATCAACCCTTTGACTGGAGCACATACCTTCAACATGATCTATATGATGAATCCACAGAATTATCTTGAGGGTTCTATTTTCGGCTGGGAGGGTTACCAGGAAATTTTGGGTGTTTCGGCTCGACTGATCGGTTTCATTGTGCTCTTCTTTGCCTTTGCCATTAAAGTACCCATTGTTCCCCTACATACTTGGCTACCGGATGCGCACGTTGAAGCGCCGACACCAGTATCTATTATTCTTGCTGGTATCCTTCTGAAAATTGGTGGTTACGGTATCATCCGTATCTGTTATAGTATCTTTCCTGATATGGCAGCCTTATCCAATTGGTGGCTTGGATTGATCGGTGTTGTATCCATTATTTATGGAGCCTTGAATGCCTTATCACAAAAAGACCTGAAACGAATGATTGCTTATTCATCGGTATCTCATATGGGTTTTGTGCTGCTTGGTATTGCATCGCTGACTGCAGAAGGTATTTCTGGCGCCATGTTTCAGATGATTTCCCATGGATTCTTATCAGCGGCACTCTTTTTCCTTGTTGGCGTGGTCTATGACCGAGTACATGACAGAAATATCTATAGTTTCCGTGGTTTAGCTCAAATTATGCCCAAATATACAGGCTATGTTGCTGTCGCATTTTTTGCTTCCTTGGGTTTACCAGGCTTTTCAGCTTTTATTGGAGAGGCCTTTGTCATTATCGGTTCGTTCAATGCCGAGAGTGTTGGCACAGGACTGCCCCGTTGGATGGCTATAGCAGGTTCTATAGGTATACTATTAAGTGCTGCCTACCTACTCTGGACCTTGCAACGCATGTTTTTTGGGCAAATACGTTTAAAAGGCGGCGAATCTTGGAGCAATACGCTAACAGATGTGAATTTACGCGAACAAGTGATCCTATTTCCAACTTTAGCCCTGGCCTTATTACTTGGTATTATGCCTGCTTTAGTATTTAACAATTTAAACGCAAGTGTTCTGAATCTTGTGAGCTTTATCCAACAATTTATCTAA